Proteins from one Coffea arabica cultivar ET-39 chromosome 8c, Coffea Arabica ET-39 HiFi, whole genome shotgun sequence genomic window:
- the LOC113705349 gene encoding protein FAR1-RELATED SEQUENCE 6-like isoform X2, whose protein sequence is MLPLWQPLFFFSFYKMEVVCLNSEPAFNEGDEYEHEGDCATGENADELCAAPHLKRDPPPPTVGLEFDSFDEAYDFYNGYAKDQGFGIRVSNSWFRSKRKERYRAKLSCSSAGFKKKSEANNPRPETRTGCPAMIVIKLVDSKSWRIVEVELQHNHLVSPEIKRFYKSHKKMILAAQKSQQAEPVKEIHTIKLYRASVINAAAPNGYSKVKERDVRHPTDHSKHLELKEGDAHAVYNYFCRMKLTNPNFFYLMDLDDEARLKNIFWADARSRSAYIYFSDAIAIDTTCLTNKYELPLVSFVGVNHHGQSVLLGCGFLGHESVEYFVWMFRSWLTCMLGRHPRVILTDQSKSLQMAISEVFPGTRHCYCLSYIMQRVPEKLGGLRGYEAIRKQLNQAVYNSMKIAEFETAWGSMVGQHGLGENKWLQSLHEDRQRWVPVYLKDTSFVGMIPVKENEVSKPFFDGYVHKHTSFKEFLDKYDLALQRKLMKEATGDTESRNCSFELRTKCNFELQLSKVYTKQIFEKFQIEVEGMYSCFNTRQVNINGPIITFAVKERVEVEESEKEVRQYEVLYETTNMEIRCICSLFNFRGYLCRHALNVFNYNGVEEIPSQYILPRWSKDYKRRFPLDPLPNDVDVNDYVLRYNHLLSRAIQVIEEGAQSRECWKASLQGLEELCRKFALENVDEVFL, encoded by the exons ATGCTGCCGCTTTGGCaacccctttttttcttttcattctaTAAG ATGGAAGTTGTTTGCCTCAACAGTGAGCCAGCCTTCAATGAAGGTGATGAATATGAGCATGAAGGAGATTGTGCCACGGGGGAAAATGCGGATGAACTGTGTGCAGCGCCGCACTTGAAAAGGGATCCCCCACCACCCACAGTTGGTTTGGAGTTTGACTCTTTTGATGAAGCTTATGATTTCTATAATGGCTATGCCAAGGATCAAGGATTTGGCATTCGAGTGAGCAATTCGTGGTTTAGATCCAAAAGGAAAGAGCGTTACAGAGCGAAACTCAGTTGCAGTAGTGCAggtttcaagaaaaaaagtgaAGCAAACAATCCTAGACCAGAGACGAGAACTGGTTGTCCTGCAATGATAGTCATTAAGCTTGTTGACTCTAAAAGTTGGAGAATCGTTGAAGTTGAGCTTCAACACAATCATTTAGTGAGCCCTGAAATCAAACGCTTTTATAAGTCACACAAGAAAATGATTCTTGCCGCCCAGAAATCACAGCAAGCTGAACCCGTTAAAGAAATACATACTATTAAGTTATACAGGGCTTCAGTTATCAATGCAGCGGCGCCCAATGGGTACTCCAAAGTTAAGGAAAGAGATGTTAGGCATCCTACAGATCACTCAAAGCATTTGGAACTTAAAGAAGGGGATGCACATGCAGTCTACAACTACTTCTGCCGCATGAAGTTGACAAAtccaaatttcttttatttaatgGATCTTGATGATGAAGCACggttgaaaaatattttctggGCTGATGCTAGGTCCAGAAGTGCTTATATTTACTTTTCTGATGCAATTGCAATTGACACAACTTGCTTGACTAATAAGTATGAGTTGCCTTTGGTTTCTTTTGTGGGAGTAAACCACCATGGGCAGTCTGTCTTATTGGGATGTGGTTTTCTTGGGCACGAGTCAGTTGAGTACTTCGTTTGGATGTTCAGGTCATGGCTGACATGTATGTTAGGCAGGCATCCACGAGTTATCCTCACTGATCAGTCAAAATCCTTGCAGATGGCCATCTCTGAGGTATTTCCTGGGACTCGTCATTGTTATTGCCTGTCATATATCATGCAGCGTGTTCCTGAGAAATTGGGTGGACTGAGGGGATATGAAGCTATCAGGAAGCAATTGAATCAAGCGGTATATAATTCTATGAAGATAGCTGAGTTTGAAACTGCCTGGGGTAGCATGGTCGGTCAGCATGGGCTTGGGGAGAATAAATGGCTACAATCATTACATGAAGATCGACAAAGATGGGTGCCAGTGTACTTAAAAGACACTTCTTTTGTTGGAATGATCCCTGTTAAAGAAAATGAGGTTTCAAAACCTTTTTTTGATGGCTATGTTCACAAACACACATCGTTCAAGGAATTTCTGGATAAGTATGACCTTGCACTGCAAAGAAAGCTGATGAAAGAAGCTACAGGTGATACAGAATCCAGAAATTGCAGCTTTGAGTTGAGAACAAAATGTAATTTTGAGTTGCAGCTCTCCAAGGTGTACACcaagcaaatttttgaaaagttccAGATTGAAGTTGAAGGGATGTACTCTTGCTTCAACACAAGGCAAGTCAACATCAATGGGCCTATAATAACATTTGCTGTTAAAGAACGAGTTGAAGTAGAAGAAAGTGAAAAGGAGGTTAGGCAGTACGAGGTTCTGTATGAGACGACTAACATGGAAATAAGGTGTATTTGCAGCTTGTTTAATTTCAGAGGTTATTTGTGCAGACATGCATTGAATGTCTTCAACTATAATGGTGTGGAAGAAATCCCATCTCAGTACATCCTACCACGCTGGAGCAAAGATTACAAACGCAGGTTTCCTCTAGATCCTTTGCCCAACGACGTTGATGTGAATGACTATGTGCTTAGGTATAATCATCTACTTAGCCGTGCTATTCAAGTCATTGAAGAAGGGGCGCAATCTCGGGAATGCTGGAAGGCTTCCTTACAAGGATTGGAAGAGTTATGTAGGAAATTcgctcttgaaaatgttgatgagGTTTTTTTGTAA
- the LOC113705349 gene encoding protein FAR1-RELATED SEQUENCE 6-like isoform X1 translates to MLILSFFSTFHFFFYLAFSLFETFMSSSVSLLLQMEVVCLNSEPAFNEGDEYEHEGDCATGENADELCAAPHLKRDPPPPTVGLEFDSFDEAYDFYNGYAKDQGFGIRVSNSWFRSKRKERYRAKLSCSSAGFKKKSEANNPRPETRTGCPAMIVIKLVDSKSWRIVEVELQHNHLVSPEIKRFYKSHKKMILAAQKSQQAEPVKEIHTIKLYRASVINAAAPNGYSKVKERDVRHPTDHSKHLELKEGDAHAVYNYFCRMKLTNPNFFYLMDLDDEARLKNIFWADARSRSAYIYFSDAIAIDTTCLTNKYELPLVSFVGVNHHGQSVLLGCGFLGHESVEYFVWMFRSWLTCMLGRHPRVILTDQSKSLQMAISEVFPGTRHCYCLSYIMQRVPEKLGGLRGYEAIRKQLNQAVYNSMKIAEFETAWGSMVGQHGLGENKWLQSLHEDRQRWVPVYLKDTSFVGMIPVKENEVSKPFFDGYVHKHTSFKEFLDKYDLALQRKLMKEATGDTESRNCSFELRTKCNFELQLSKVYTKQIFEKFQIEVEGMYSCFNTRQVNINGPIITFAVKERVEVEESEKEVRQYEVLYETTNMEIRCICSLFNFRGYLCRHALNVFNYNGVEEIPSQYILPRWSKDYKRRFPLDPLPNDVDVNDYVLRYNHLLSRAIQVIEEGAQSRECWKASLQGLEELCRKFALENVDEVFL, encoded by the coding sequence ATGttgattctttcttttttctcgacctttcatttttttttttatttagccTTTTCATTATTTGAAACCTTTATGAGTTCCTCTGTTTCCCTGCTTTTACAGATGGAAGTTGTTTGCCTCAACAGTGAGCCAGCCTTCAATGAAGGTGATGAATATGAGCATGAAGGAGATTGTGCCACGGGGGAAAATGCGGATGAACTGTGTGCAGCGCCGCACTTGAAAAGGGATCCCCCACCACCCACAGTTGGTTTGGAGTTTGACTCTTTTGATGAAGCTTATGATTTCTATAATGGCTATGCCAAGGATCAAGGATTTGGCATTCGAGTGAGCAATTCGTGGTTTAGATCCAAAAGGAAAGAGCGTTACAGAGCGAAACTCAGTTGCAGTAGTGCAggtttcaagaaaaaaagtgaAGCAAACAATCCTAGACCAGAGACGAGAACTGGTTGTCCTGCAATGATAGTCATTAAGCTTGTTGACTCTAAAAGTTGGAGAATCGTTGAAGTTGAGCTTCAACACAATCATTTAGTGAGCCCTGAAATCAAACGCTTTTATAAGTCACACAAGAAAATGATTCTTGCCGCCCAGAAATCACAGCAAGCTGAACCCGTTAAAGAAATACATACTATTAAGTTATACAGGGCTTCAGTTATCAATGCAGCGGCGCCCAATGGGTACTCCAAAGTTAAGGAAAGAGATGTTAGGCATCCTACAGATCACTCAAAGCATTTGGAACTTAAAGAAGGGGATGCACATGCAGTCTACAACTACTTCTGCCGCATGAAGTTGACAAAtccaaatttcttttatttaatgGATCTTGATGATGAAGCACggttgaaaaatattttctggGCTGATGCTAGGTCCAGAAGTGCTTATATTTACTTTTCTGATGCAATTGCAATTGACACAACTTGCTTGACTAATAAGTATGAGTTGCCTTTGGTTTCTTTTGTGGGAGTAAACCACCATGGGCAGTCTGTCTTATTGGGATGTGGTTTTCTTGGGCACGAGTCAGTTGAGTACTTCGTTTGGATGTTCAGGTCATGGCTGACATGTATGTTAGGCAGGCATCCACGAGTTATCCTCACTGATCAGTCAAAATCCTTGCAGATGGCCATCTCTGAGGTATTTCCTGGGACTCGTCATTGTTATTGCCTGTCATATATCATGCAGCGTGTTCCTGAGAAATTGGGTGGACTGAGGGGATATGAAGCTATCAGGAAGCAATTGAATCAAGCGGTATATAATTCTATGAAGATAGCTGAGTTTGAAACTGCCTGGGGTAGCATGGTCGGTCAGCATGGGCTTGGGGAGAATAAATGGCTACAATCATTACATGAAGATCGACAAAGATGGGTGCCAGTGTACTTAAAAGACACTTCTTTTGTTGGAATGATCCCTGTTAAAGAAAATGAGGTTTCAAAACCTTTTTTTGATGGCTATGTTCACAAACACACATCGTTCAAGGAATTTCTGGATAAGTATGACCTTGCACTGCAAAGAAAGCTGATGAAAGAAGCTACAGGTGATACAGAATCCAGAAATTGCAGCTTTGAGTTGAGAACAAAATGTAATTTTGAGTTGCAGCTCTCCAAGGTGTACACcaagcaaatttttgaaaagttccAGATTGAAGTTGAAGGGATGTACTCTTGCTTCAACACAAGGCAAGTCAACATCAATGGGCCTATAATAACATTTGCTGTTAAAGAACGAGTTGAAGTAGAAGAAAGTGAAAAGGAGGTTAGGCAGTACGAGGTTCTGTATGAGACGACTAACATGGAAATAAGGTGTATTTGCAGCTTGTTTAATTTCAGAGGTTATTTGTGCAGACATGCATTGAATGTCTTCAACTATAATGGTGTGGAAGAAATCCCATCTCAGTACATCCTACCACGCTGGAGCAAAGATTACAAACGCAGGTTTCCTCTAGATCCTTTGCCCAACGACGTTGATGTGAATGACTATGTGCTTAGGTATAATCATCTACTTAGCCGTGCTATTCAAGTCATTGAAGAAGGGGCGCAATCTCGGGAATGCTGGAAGGCTTCCTTACAAGGATTGGAAGAGTTATGTAGGAAATTcgctcttgaaaatgttgatgagGTTTTTTTGTAA
- the LOC113705349 gene encoding protein FAR1-RELATED SEQUENCE 6-like isoform X3, translated as MEVVCLNSEPAFNEGDEYEHEGDCATGENADELCAAPHLKRDPPPPTVGLEFDSFDEAYDFYNGYAKDQGFGIRVSNSWFRSKRKERYRAKLSCSSAGFKKKSEANNPRPETRTGCPAMIVIKLVDSKSWRIVEVELQHNHLVSPEIKRFYKSHKKMILAAQKSQQAEPVKEIHTIKLYRASVINAAAPNGYSKVKERDVRHPTDHSKHLELKEGDAHAVYNYFCRMKLTNPNFFYLMDLDDEARLKNIFWADARSRSAYIYFSDAIAIDTTCLTNKYELPLVSFVGVNHHGQSVLLGCGFLGHESVEYFVWMFRSWLTCMLGRHPRVILTDQSKSLQMAISEVFPGTRHCYCLSYIMQRVPEKLGGLRGYEAIRKQLNQAVYNSMKIAEFETAWGSMVGQHGLGENKWLQSLHEDRQRWVPVYLKDTSFVGMIPVKENEVSKPFFDGYVHKHTSFKEFLDKYDLALQRKLMKEATGDTESRNCSFELRTKCNFELQLSKVYTKQIFEKFQIEVEGMYSCFNTRQVNINGPIITFAVKERVEVEESEKEVRQYEVLYETTNMEIRCICSLFNFRGYLCRHALNVFNYNGVEEIPSQYILPRWSKDYKRRFPLDPLPNDVDVNDYVLRYNHLLSRAIQVIEEGAQSRECWKASLQGLEELCRKFALENVDEVFL; from the coding sequence ATGGAAGTTGTTTGCCTCAACAGTGAGCCAGCCTTCAATGAAGGTGATGAATATGAGCATGAAGGAGATTGTGCCACGGGGGAAAATGCGGATGAACTGTGTGCAGCGCCGCACTTGAAAAGGGATCCCCCACCACCCACAGTTGGTTTGGAGTTTGACTCTTTTGATGAAGCTTATGATTTCTATAATGGCTATGCCAAGGATCAAGGATTTGGCATTCGAGTGAGCAATTCGTGGTTTAGATCCAAAAGGAAAGAGCGTTACAGAGCGAAACTCAGTTGCAGTAGTGCAggtttcaagaaaaaaagtgaAGCAAACAATCCTAGACCAGAGACGAGAACTGGTTGTCCTGCAATGATAGTCATTAAGCTTGTTGACTCTAAAAGTTGGAGAATCGTTGAAGTTGAGCTTCAACACAATCATTTAGTGAGCCCTGAAATCAAACGCTTTTATAAGTCACACAAGAAAATGATTCTTGCCGCCCAGAAATCACAGCAAGCTGAACCCGTTAAAGAAATACATACTATTAAGTTATACAGGGCTTCAGTTATCAATGCAGCGGCGCCCAATGGGTACTCCAAAGTTAAGGAAAGAGATGTTAGGCATCCTACAGATCACTCAAAGCATTTGGAACTTAAAGAAGGGGATGCACATGCAGTCTACAACTACTTCTGCCGCATGAAGTTGACAAAtccaaatttcttttatttaatgGATCTTGATGATGAAGCACggttgaaaaatattttctggGCTGATGCTAGGTCCAGAAGTGCTTATATTTACTTTTCTGATGCAATTGCAATTGACACAACTTGCTTGACTAATAAGTATGAGTTGCCTTTGGTTTCTTTTGTGGGAGTAAACCACCATGGGCAGTCTGTCTTATTGGGATGTGGTTTTCTTGGGCACGAGTCAGTTGAGTACTTCGTTTGGATGTTCAGGTCATGGCTGACATGTATGTTAGGCAGGCATCCACGAGTTATCCTCACTGATCAGTCAAAATCCTTGCAGATGGCCATCTCTGAGGTATTTCCTGGGACTCGTCATTGTTATTGCCTGTCATATATCATGCAGCGTGTTCCTGAGAAATTGGGTGGACTGAGGGGATATGAAGCTATCAGGAAGCAATTGAATCAAGCGGTATATAATTCTATGAAGATAGCTGAGTTTGAAACTGCCTGGGGTAGCATGGTCGGTCAGCATGGGCTTGGGGAGAATAAATGGCTACAATCATTACATGAAGATCGACAAAGATGGGTGCCAGTGTACTTAAAAGACACTTCTTTTGTTGGAATGATCCCTGTTAAAGAAAATGAGGTTTCAAAACCTTTTTTTGATGGCTATGTTCACAAACACACATCGTTCAAGGAATTTCTGGATAAGTATGACCTTGCACTGCAAAGAAAGCTGATGAAAGAAGCTACAGGTGATACAGAATCCAGAAATTGCAGCTTTGAGTTGAGAACAAAATGTAATTTTGAGTTGCAGCTCTCCAAGGTGTACACcaagcaaatttttgaaaagttccAGATTGAAGTTGAAGGGATGTACTCTTGCTTCAACACAAGGCAAGTCAACATCAATGGGCCTATAATAACATTTGCTGTTAAAGAACGAGTTGAAGTAGAAGAAAGTGAAAAGGAGGTTAGGCAGTACGAGGTTCTGTATGAGACGACTAACATGGAAATAAGGTGTATTTGCAGCTTGTTTAATTTCAGAGGTTATTTGTGCAGACATGCATTGAATGTCTTCAACTATAATGGTGTGGAAGAAATCCCATCTCAGTACATCCTACCACGCTGGAGCAAAGATTACAAACGCAGGTTTCCTCTAGATCCTTTGCCCAACGACGTTGATGTGAATGACTATGTGCTTAGGTATAATCATCTACTTAGCCGTGCTATTCAAGTCATTGAAGAAGGGGCGCAATCTCGGGAATGCTGGAAGGCTTCCTTACAAGGATTGGAAGAGTTATGTAGGAAATTcgctcttgaaaatgttgatgagGTTTTTTTGTAA